One stretch of Litoribrevibacter albus DNA includes these proteins:
- the speA gene encoding biosynthetic arginine decarboxylase: MKSTPLQHWDIETAKETYGINHWSNGYFDVSDQGEIVITCPVNGHKVNVSLMDIIEGMKDRELHMPVLLRIENLLDHSISRINEAFRAAIEKLEYQNTYRGVFPIKVNQQCHVVEEIAQFGNRYSHGLEAGSKAELIIALASLQNEDSYIVCNGYKDEEFIDLGLRAIQLGWKCFFVVESPTEVEVIVQRSRELGVKPMIGTRVKLSTTVEGHWQHDSGDRSIFGLNSLQLVEVIDLLKDADMLDCLRMLHFHLGSQLPSIHNIRKGVQEACRYYVSMINEGAPMGYLDLGGGLAVDYEGSQQSGTHSKNYTLDEYCIDIVEAVMQTLDPLEIDHPVLISESGRATVAYSSLFLFNVLDVAHFDPVFVIEQPDEDANETLKNLYEVTESINGKNIQECYNDAIFYRDEIRHLFNRGQVDLRTRATAENYFLNIVQQVQALAPGVEHLPDELTNLREDLADIYYGNFSVFQSLPDAWAIGQVFPMLPVHRLNEMPTREAMFADLTCDCDGKIDQFIGGRKTLPLHPLKKGEDYYIGTFLVGAYQETLSDLHNLFGDTNVVSIRINADGSYDFMREIHGDSIADVLSYVEYDPRGLRDKFRNTVEKAVRGGKISVATRQEILSAFSASLDGYTYYEHD; this comes from the coding sequence ATGAAATCCACACCACTGCAACATTGGGACATCGAAACCGCCAAAGAAACCTATGGTATTAATCATTGGAGTAATGGCTATTTTGATGTGTCGGATCAAGGTGAAATTGTTATCACCTGTCCGGTGAATGGTCATAAGGTTAACGTATCTTTGATGGACATCATCGAAGGTATGAAAGACCGCGAACTGCATATGCCTGTTCTATTGCGGATTGAGAACCTGCTGGATCATTCCATCAGTCGAATCAACGAAGCTTTCCGTGCCGCCATTGAAAAGCTGGAATATCAAAACACCTATCGCGGTGTTTTCCCGATTAAAGTAAACCAGCAATGCCATGTGGTGGAAGAAATTGCCCAGTTTGGTAACCGTTACAGTCATGGTCTGGAAGCCGGAAGTAAGGCGGAGCTGATCATTGCTCTGGCATCGTTGCAAAACGAAGACAGCTACATCGTATGTAATGGCTATAAAGACGAAGAGTTTATCGATTTGGGTCTTCGCGCTATTCAGTTGGGCTGGAAATGCTTCTTCGTGGTGGAAAGTCCGACCGAAGTGGAAGTGATCGTTCAACGCAGCCGAGAGCTGGGTGTGAAGCCGATGATCGGTACTCGGGTGAAGTTATCCACAACTGTGGAAGGGCATTGGCAGCACGACAGTGGCGATCGCAGTATCTTCGGTTTGAACAGCCTGCAATTGGTGGAAGTGATCGATTTGCTGAAAGACGCCGACATGCTCGATTGTTTGCGGATGTTGCACTTCCATTTAGGCTCGCAGTTACCAAGCATTCATAACATTCGTAAAGGTGTTCAGGAAGCGTGTCGTTATTACGTCAGCATGATTAACGAAGGCGCGCCGATGGGCTACCTGGATTTGGGTGGCGGTTTGGCGGTGGACTACGAAGGTTCGCAGCAGAGCGGCACCCACAGTAAGAACTACACCCTGGACGAGTATTGCATAGACATCGTCGAAGCGGTGATGCAGACCCTGGACCCGCTGGAGATTGATCATCCGGTGCTGATTTCCGAGTCTGGTCGTGCAACGGTGGCCTATTCGAGTTTGTTCTTGTTCAACGTGTTGGATGTCGCACATTTTGACCCGGTATTTGTAATTGAACAGCCGGATGAGGACGCTAACGAGACGTTGAAGAACCTCTACGAAGTGACCGAGAGCATCAACGGCAAAAACATTCAGGAATGTTACAACGACGCGATTTTCTATCGTGATGAGATTCGTCATTTGTTCAACCGTGGACAGGTGGATTTGCGTACCCGTGCAACCGCTGAAAACTACTTCCTGAACATCGTTCAGCAGGTTCAGGCGTTGGCGCCGGGGGTTGAGCATCTTCCGGATGAATTGACCAACCTTCGCGAAGATTTGGCGGACATCTACTACGGCAACTTCAGTGTCTTCCAGTCGTTGCCGGATGCCTGGGCGATTGGACAGGTGTTCCCGATGTTGCCGGTGCACCGTTTGAATGAAATGCCAACCCGTGAAGCGATGTTTGCGGATTTAACCTGCGACTGTGACGGTAAGATCGACCAGTTCATTGGTGGTCGTAAAACCTTACCGCTGCATCCGTTGAAGAAAGGCGAAGATTATTACATCGGTACTTTCCTGGTGGGTGCGTATCAGGAAACCTTGAGTGACCTGCATAACCTGTTCGGTGACACCAACGTCGTTAGTATTCGCATTAATGCCGATGGCAGCTATGATTTTATGCGAGAGATACATGGTGACAGCATCGCCGATGTATTGAGCTATGTAGAGTACGATCCGCGTGGATTACGAGACAAATTCCGCAATACCGTGGAGAAAGCGGTGCGCGGCGGCAAGATCAGTGTCGCGACTCGTCAGGAGATTCTGTCCGCCTTCTCAGCAAGTTTGGATGGCTACACCTACTACGAGCACGATTGA
- a CDS encoding DUF2218 domain-containing protein, with protein sequence MHKKGVVNTQAGERYIHRLCKHFTHRVPATWSANEGLVEFDMGTCRMTSNGQALSFVCMAENDHDLNEILDTVKGHFDRFAVKDQLVLNWL encoded by the coding sequence ATGCATAAGAAAGGTGTGGTGAACACTCAAGCTGGAGAACGATACATTCATAGATTGTGTAAACACTTTACCCATAGAGTGCCAGCCACTTGGTCGGCCAATGAAGGCTTGGTCGAGTTTGATATGGGCACTTGTCGAATGACCTCAAACGGCCAGGCATTGAGCTTTGTCTGTATGGCCGAAAATGACCATGACCTGAACGAAATATTGGACACCGTGAAAGGACATTTTGATCGTTTTGCGGTGAAAGATCAGCTGGTTTTAAATTGGCTGTAA
- a CDS encoding FecCD family ABC transporter permease, with translation MSEQLDMAEQLDMTRTQPGSGVDNAGNPSSRSEGKSLSGEYRQFIWKRLLLLAVLVIATVMSLVTDIATGPAELSFVDVIQGLIAGSNDATTDVIIWDVRLPYALMALVVGACLGLAGAEMQTVLNNPLASPFTLGVGAAATLGASLAIVLDLSWLGLSFTVLLPASAFVFASAASILILVLSRSLGASIHTVVLFGIALMFGLNAIVGLLQFVADASSLQQIVFWTMGSLARASMDKVAIVSAVFGICLLWSLTHIWSMTALRTGEDQARSIGINVERVRLVVLLRVSLLTAIALAFVGEIGFIGLVGPHIARMMLGEDHRFFLPGSALAGALLLSLSSIASKALVPGVILPVGIVTALVGIPLFITLIMSRGRGAAV, from the coding sequence ATGAGCGAGCAACTGGATATGGCTGAACAGCTTGATATGACACGTACTCAGCCCGGCAGCGGTGTGGATAACGCCGGGAATCCCTCTAGTCGTTCTGAAGGAAAAAGCCTGTCAGGCGAATATCGACAATTTATCTGGAAACGCCTGCTGCTATTGGCAGTGTTGGTGATCGCCACTGTGATGTCTCTGGTGACGGATATCGCCACCGGCCCTGCCGAATTGTCGTTTGTGGATGTGATTCAGGGGCTGATTGCGGGCAGTAATGATGCAACTACGGATGTGATTATCTGGGATGTGCGTCTGCCTTACGCCTTGATGGCGTTGGTGGTGGGTGCCTGTTTAGGCTTGGCTGGTGCCGAGATGCAGACGGTATTAAATAACCCGCTGGCCAGCCCATTTACCTTGGGCGTCGGGGCGGCGGCAACCTTGGGCGCGTCGTTAGCGATTGTGTTGGATTTGTCCTGGTTGGGGTTGAGCTTCACGGTGTTGCTGCCGGCCTCGGCCTTTGTCTTTGCGTCTGCTGCGTCGATCCTGATTTTGGTGTTGTCCCGAAGCTTAGGGGCAAGTATCCACACCGTGGTGTTATTCGGCATCGCCTTGATGTTTGGTTTGAACGCCATTGTCGGCTTATTGCAGTTCGTGGCTGATGCCAGTTCGCTTCAACAGATTGTGTTCTGGACGATGGGCAGTCTGGCGCGGGCCAGTATGGACAAGGTCGCGATTGTGTCGGCGGTGTTCGGAATCTGTTTACTCTGGAGCCTGACCCATATCTGGTCGATGACGGCCTTGCGAACCGGTGAAGATCAGGCGCGCAGCATCGGCATTAATGTTGAGCGGGTGCGTCTGGTGGTGCTGTTGCGGGTGAGCCTGCTAACGGCCATTGCCTTGGCGTTTGTGGGGGAAATCGGCTTTATCGGTTTGGTTGGGCCGCACATCGCACGAATGATGTTGGGCGAAGATCACCGATTCTTCTTGCCGGGCAGTGCCTTGGCTGGCGCCTTGCTGTTGTCTTTATCATCCATCGCTTCCAAAGCGCTGGTGCCGGGTGTGATTCTACCTGTGGGTATTGTGACGGCGCTGGTGGGGATTCCGTTATTCATCACCTTGATTATGAGTCGTGGACGGGGGGCAGCGGTATGA
- a CDS encoding NYN domain-containing protein, translated as MKDLDDHKKVAVLIDADNAQYSKVKAILDEISAHGHIVIKRAYGDWSSEYLKNWKQSLNELAIQPIQQFAYTTGKNSTDASMIIDAMDLLYSNKFDAFALVSSDSDFTKLASRHRESEIFVFGVGEKKTPISFRNACDDFIFTENLGAEIVSTSPLELEPVVNENIATEKTSALELLPLLKKAWEQYQDDDGWANVSSAGSFVKRSTPDFDPRTYGATKLPEIIHCLSNDFEMKKYKGKGTVNIVAYRPKNA; from the coding sequence ATGAAAGATTTGGATGATCACAAAAAAGTAGCTGTACTAATTGACGCAGACAACGCCCAATATTCAAAAGTGAAAGCAATACTGGATGAAATATCAGCTCATGGTCACATTGTCATCAAAAGAGCCTATGGAGACTGGTCTAGCGAATACCTAAAGAACTGGAAGCAGTCTTTAAATGAATTGGCAATTCAGCCAATTCAGCAATTTGCTTACACGACAGGTAAAAACTCAACAGATGCATCAATGATAATTGATGCAATGGACTTGCTTTATTCCAATAAATTCGATGCTTTTGCTTTGGTTTCAAGTGACAGTGATTTTACGAAGTTAGCTTCTCGACATAGAGAGTCAGAGATATTTGTTTTCGGCGTCGGAGAAAAGAAGACGCCAATCTCATTCAGAAATGCTTGCGATGACTTTATTTTCACTGAAAACCTAGGTGCTGAAATTGTCTCTACATCGCCTTTAGAATTGGAACCTGTAGTTAACGAAAATATCGCTACAGAGAAAACGAGTGCATTAGAATTATTACCTCTGCTTAAAAAAGCTTGGGAACAGTACCAAGATGATGATGGCTGGGCGAATGTCTCATCTGCAGGGTCATTTGTGAAAAGATCAACACCTGATTTTGATCCGAGAACTTATGGCGCGACAAAGTTACCTGAGATCATTCATTGCCTTAGTAATGATTTTGAAATGAAGAAATATAAAGGCAAAGGTACGGTAAATATCGTTGCCTATAGGCCCAAGAATGCTTAA
- a CDS encoding ABC transporter ATP-binding protein, producing MTLSVSGLNIGYGSKRVISDINLPELPSGSLVAVVGPNAVGKSTLLKSFAGLVKYSGDIYFEQQTLSAMPRADVIRTLGYLPQALPQAISLVAYEVVFSACRAVRTDLTAAQVEVSIERIFDRLGIRDLALKRLSEMSGGQRQMVGLAQVLVRQPKLLLLDEPTSALDLHWQLNVLEAIRDETANAGAIALVASHDLNLALRFCDYVLILSRQGVLALVRPDELTPEHLEQAYGIRGRVEACSRGFPIVLADRALTR from the coding sequence ATGACGTTATCGGTTTCCGGGTTAAACATTGGCTATGGTTCGAAACGGGTCATTTCTGACATCAATCTGCCTGAGCTGCCGAGTGGCTCGTTAGTGGCGGTGGTTGGGCCAAATGCGGTGGGTAAATCGACCTTGCTGAAATCCTTTGCCGGTTTGGTGAAGTACTCCGGCGATATTTATTTTGAACAACAAACTCTGTCGGCCATGCCCAGAGCGGACGTGATTCGTACGCTCGGGTATTTGCCGCAAGCATTGCCTCAAGCCATCAGTTTGGTGGCTTATGAGGTGGTGTTCAGTGCCTGTCGTGCGGTTCGAACGGATTTGACCGCAGCGCAGGTGGAGGTATCGATTGAACGTATCTTCGACCGGTTAGGGATTCGGGATCTGGCGCTAAAGCGCCTCAGTGAGATGTCCGGTGGTCAACGGCAAATGGTTGGCTTAGCACAAGTGTTGGTTCGGCAACCCAAGTTATTGCTGTTGGATGAGCCGACCAGTGCGCTGGATCTCCACTGGCAATTGAATGTGTTGGAAGCCATTCGTGATGAGACCGCCAATGCGGGTGCCATCGCCTTGGTGGCCAGTCACGACTTGAATCTGGCATTGCGATTTTGCGATTACGTGCTGATTCTGTCCCGGCAAGGTGTGTTGGCGTTGGTGCGTCCTGATGAGTTGACACCGGAGCACTTGGAGCAAGCCTACGGCATTCGAGGGCGTGTCGAAGCGTGTTCCAGAGGCTTTCCAATCGTCTTGGCCGACAGAGCACTGACAAGATAA
- a CDS encoding iron ABC transporter substrate-binding protein encodes MNTLLNRMKLTFLRSGVRVLVLLLTTASVWAGEIQRITDLAGREVSLPAKVNRIILGESRYIPALAILDEQPISKIVGMLADFKQTDPGSYRQYRSKFPEIDGIPQIGHTSADSFSVEQVLTLNADVAIFGLEGHGPTARHAHVIRQLERAGVAIVFVDFRRDPLTNTPKSMTLLGKVMGREQQAAEFNTFYQAQLQRVYDGLAQRKQQHADSSPSVFIHSRVGLQDLCCETMVKGMMASFANSVEANNVAQAIVPGAAGVMNMEYLLTIQPDVYIATAIGSTDTWRAADLNPAVDNIPPYIVLGAGVSEDVARLSFQNALSAANSRGVRQLRAVKEGKAFAIWHHFYNTPMNVVAVQAFAKWLYPETFSSLDPQATMAELFERFQPVPLEGTYWISLDTQATETTSFARHARVGVKQGAMQ; translated from the coding sequence ATGAATACTTTGTTGAACCGCATGAAGCTGACGTTTCTGCGAAGTGGCGTCAGGGTGTTGGTACTTTTACTGACTACCGCTTCTGTATGGGCCGGAGAAATACAGCGTATTACCGATTTGGCAGGGCGTGAGGTCAGTCTTCCCGCCAAGGTGAATCGAATTATTTTAGGGGAAAGCCGGTACATTCCGGCTTTAGCGATATTGGACGAACAACCGATCTCGAAAATTGTAGGTATGTTGGCAGACTTTAAACAGACAGATCCTGGAAGTTATCGACAATATCGTAGCAAGTTTCCAGAAATTGACGGTATTCCGCAGATTGGTCATACCTCCGCCGATTCGTTCAGCGTTGAGCAGGTTCTGACTTTGAATGCGGATGTGGCGATTTTTGGTTTGGAAGGGCATGGGCCAACAGCGCGTCACGCTCATGTGATTCGTCAGTTGGAACGGGCAGGGGTGGCGATTGTGTTTGTGGATTTCCGTCGTGATCCTCTGACGAATACCCCGAAAAGCATGACCTTGCTGGGTAAGGTGATGGGGCGTGAACAACAAGCTGCTGAATTTAATACTTTCTATCAGGCTCAACTGCAACGGGTTTACGACGGTTTGGCGCAGCGCAAACAGCAGCACGCAGATTCGTCGCCCAGTGTGTTTATCCACAGTCGGGTGGGGCTGCAGGATTTGTGTTGTGAAACTATGGTGAAGGGCATGATGGCGTCGTTTGCGAATTCGGTGGAAGCCAACAATGTGGCTCAGGCCATTGTGCCGGGCGCGGCAGGTGTGATGAATATGGAGTATCTGTTAACCATTCAGCCGGATGTCTATATCGCCACCGCCATCGGTTCCACCGACACCTGGCGAGCGGCGGATCTTAATCCGGCGGTGGATAACATTCCGCCTTATATCGTGTTGGGCGCAGGTGTCTCAGAAGACGTGGCGCGATTGTCGTTCCAGAATGCGTTATCGGCGGCCAATTCCCGTGGTGTAAGGCAGCTTCGGGCTGTCAAAGAAGGTAAGGCGTTTGCCATTTGGCATCATTTCTATAACACCCCGATGAATGTGGTGGCGGTGCAGGCGTTTGCCAAATGGTTGTATCCGGAAACCTTTTCGTCCTTAGATCCGCAGGCGACGATGGCGGAACTGTTCGAGCGTTTTCAACCTGTACCCTTGGAAGGCACTTACTGGATCAGTCTGGATACGCAGGCTACTGAAACCACTTCTTTTGCTCGTCATGCGCGAGTGGGTGTCAAACAGGGAGCCATGCAATGA
- the nspC gene encoding carboxynorspermidine decarboxylase, protein MLSKSFKNFDPTRVPSPCFVVDEVAVENNLKLLNKVQQESGAKVLSALKAFSMWSLAPLVKKYLSGTCASGLNEALLGHQEYGGEVHVFSAAYAEKDLKEILKIADHLLFNSFNQWYRFKGLVEETQKQRGGKPHVGLRINPQHSEGEVEIYDPCAPCSRLGIPYAEFEKAKAEKGENYLDGISGLHFHTLCEQGYEPLDRTLAAVEERFGDLIPTMDWINFGGGHHITKPDYNVQGLITRVKDFRAKYDVEVYLEPGEAVAIHTGVLVTEVLDIVHNQMDLAILDTSATCHMPDTLEMPYRPDVMNAGQPGELAHTYRFGGMTCLAGDVIDDYSFAEPLKVGDRIVFDDMSHYTMVKTTTFNGINLPSIAIWNSETDEVRVVKQFGYEDFKERLS, encoded by the coding sequence ATGCTTTCTAAATCCTTTAAAAACTTCGACCCAACCCGAGTGCCATCCCCGTGTTTTGTGGTGGATGAAGTGGCGGTTGAGAACAACCTGAAATTGTTGAACAAGGTTCAGCAGGAATCCGGCGCGAAAGTGCTGTCGGCATTGAAAGCCTTTTCTATGTGGAGTCTTGCGCCTTTGGTGAAGAAGTACCTGTCCGGTACCTGTGCCAGCGGTTTAAACGAAGCCTTGTTGGGGCATCAGGAATACGGCGGTGAAGTGCATGTGTTCTCAGCGGCGTATGCTGAAAAAGATCTCAAAGAGATCCTAAAGATCGCAGATCACTTGCTGTTTAACTCCTTCAACCAATGGTATCGCTTCAAAGGTTTGGTTGAAGAAACGCAAAAGCAACGCGGTGGTAAACCGCATGTGGGCCTGCGTATTAATCCACAGCACTCTGAAGGTGAAGTGGAAATCTACGACCCGTGCGCGCCATGTTCCCGCTTAGGCATTCCGTATGCCGAGTTTGAAAAGGCCAAGGCGGAGAAGGGCGAAAATTATCTGGATGGCATCTCCGGGCTGCACTTCCATACCTTGTGTGAGCAAGGCTATGAGCCGTTAGACCGCACTTTGGCGGCGGTGGAAGAACGCTTTGGTGACCTCATTCCGACCATGGACTGGATCAATTTCGGCGGCGGTCATCACATCACCAAGCCGGATTACAACGTTCAAGGCTTGATTACCCGCGTCAAAGACTTCCGTGCGAAGTACGACGTTGAGGTTTATCTGGAGCCGGGCGAAGCGGTAGCGATCCACACCGGCGTCTTGGTGACCGAAGTGTTGGACATCGTTCATAACCAGATGGATCTGGCGATTCTTGATACCTCGGCCACCTGCCACATGCCGGACACGCTGGAAATGCCGTACCGCCCGGATGTAATGAATGCAGGCCAGCCGGGTGAGTTAGCGCATACCTACCGCTTTGGCGGCATGACCTGTCTGGCGGGTGATGTGATTGATGATTACAGTTTTGCAGAGCCACTAAAGGTGGGTGATCGAATCGTCTTCGACGACATGTCTCACTACACTATGGTCAAGACCACGACCTTTAACGGTATCAACCTGCCGTCGATTGCGATCTGGAACAGCGAAACGGATGAGGTTCGAGTTGTAAAACAATTCGGCTACGAAGATTTTAAAGAGCGACTTTCCTAA
- a CDS encoding TonB-dependent receptor domain-containing protein, with amino-acid sequence MFQRVQTTTKNKLSLLAVSVAAAMAHQAAVASEAESQQDDHKTVMIEVKGQATGGIDSLITAEDLEKTTASNLGEIFQLDPQINAGGSVGMGQKLYLRNIGEDALNISVDGAEQAGSAFHHSGRVAVEPDLLKQVEVEAGAGNASAGFGALGGAVRFVTKDPSDLLRDGETAGALVKGTYYSNTEGFKTTVSVFGRDETDTMSILASFVRAEHENAEDGNGDEIKGSESGQRLGYVKLVTNLSDAQKLSVSYEKLKEDGDILYKPDLIASARNVPEPTQGWRDTAILNYQYNPSSDDMVDLSVNLYNTANEQEREFRGTSYDGAVETYGATVQNISRIRNIKMIYGLNYRDDKSYLNDVDFANPHFEENGRVRGLFLQNVVEVTHDLTVSAGVRYDDYELEDVNDQDFNDNKFSPNISANYDVTDYLSFSLGYAEAFRGPEVKDSFKLSSSSNAADLDAEESKNIELGMDFSMGSFGLAAGVYKHEIHNPIGGVFPWSRVSENLEDDIETIGYYVKADYVWDRLTAMISYHSADTEADDVTTTRYIHGSTAASKGDTLVTDVSYEVNHDLMLGWTAEYVKGIHDIDIELDDDAGEPLKPSKPGYGVHDLYARWLPTSDEDFSLTFTVKNLFDKQYLDHTSVENLTSGTGYESIVGSPEAGRDIRVTAALRI; translated from the coding sequence ATGTTCCAGCGAGTACAGACAACAACGAAGAATAAACTCAGTTTATTGGCAGTATCGGTTGCTGCTGCGATGGCTCATCAGGCAGCGGTTGCGTCAGAAGCAGAGTCTCAACAAGACGATCACAAGACTGTGATGATCGAGGTGAAAGGTCAGGCGACCGGTGGCATCGACAGTCTCATTACGGCGGAAGACCTGGAAAAAACCACGGCGTCGAATCTTGGTGAAATCTTCCAGCTTGATCCTCAAATCAACGCGGGTGGTTCTGTCGGCATGGGGCAAAAGCTGTATCTTCGTAATATCGGTGAAGATGCGTTGAACATCTCGGTGGATGGCGCGGAGCAAGCCGGCTCTGCCTTTCACCACTCTGGTCGGGTGGCGGTTGAGCCTGACTTGTTGAAACAAGTGGAAGTCGAGGCGGGCGCAGGTAATGCCTCCGCAGGTTTTGGTGCATTGGGCGGTGCCGTTCGTTTCGTAACCAAAGATCCAAGCGACTTACTGCGTGACGGTGAAACGGCGGGTGCGTTAGTAAAAGGGACTTACTACAGCAACACCGAGGGCTTCAAAACCACGGTGTCGGTGTTTGGTCGAGACGAGACGGACACCATGAGCATCCTGGCGAGCTTTGTACGGGCGGAGCATGAGAACGCAGAGGATGGCAACGGTGATGAAATCAAAGGTTCAGAATCCGGTCAGCGTTTGGGTTATGTGAAACTGGTTACGAACTTGTCAGACGCGCAGAAATTGTCGGTCAGCTATGAGAAGTTAAAAGAAGATGGCGACATCCTGTATAAGCCGGATCTGATTGCCAGTGCCCGTAATGTGCCGGAACCAACGCAGGGCTGGCGAGATACCGCCATTCTGAATTATCAATACAACCCAAGTTCAGATGACATGGTGGATTTGTCAGTGAACTTGTATAACACCGCCAATGAACAAGAACGTGAGTTCCGTGGTACGTCGTACGATGGTGCGGTGGAGACTTACGGCGCTACGGTTCAGAACATCAGTCGCATCCGCAATATCAAGATGATTTATGGTCTGAATTATCGTGATGATAAGAGTTATCTGAACGATGTGGACTTTGCGAATCCTCACTTTGAAGAGAATGGCCGGGTCAGAGGCTTGTTCTTACAGAACGTGGTCGAAGTCACTCATGACCTGACCGTATCCGCAGGTGTTCGTTACGACGACTACGAGTTAGAGGATGTGAACGATCAGGATTTCAATGACAATAAGTTCAGCCCGAACATCAGTGCGAATTACGATGTAACGGACTATTTAAGTTTCAGTCTGGGCTATGCCGAAGCCTTCCGTGGGCCTGAAGTGAAGGACTCCTTCAAGTTGTCGTCTTCGTCCAACGCCGCCGATCTGGACGCTGAAGAATCTAAAAACATTGAGTTAGGCATGGACTTCTCAATGGGCAGCTTTGGTTTGGCAGCGGGTGTTTACAAGCATGAGATTCACAACCCGATTGGTGGTGTGTTCCCTTGGTCCCGTGTCAGCGAGAACCTTGAAGATGACATCGAAACGATCGGTTACTACGTGAAAGCGGATTACGTGTGGGATCGCCTGACTGCGATGATCAGTTACCACAGTGCCGATACCGAAGCCGATGATGTCACCACCACCCGTTATATTCACGGATCAACTGCAGCATCCAAAGGCGACACCCTGGTGACTGACGTCTCTTACGAAGTGAATCACGATTTGATGCTGGGTTGGACGGCTGAGTACGTGAAAGGCATTCATGATATCGACATTGAGCTGGATGATGACGCAGGTGAACCGCTTAAACCAAGTAAGCCGGGATACGGTGTTCATGATCTTTATGCTCGTTGGTTGCCTACCTCCGACGAAGACTTCTCTCTGACGTTTACCGTAAAGAACCTGTTTGATAAGCAATATCTGGATCACACCAGTGTTGAAAATCTAACCTCTGGCACCGGTTATGAATCCATTGTGGGCTCTCCGGAAGCGGGTCGTGATATCCGTGTAACTGCAGCGCTACGAATCTAG
- a CDS encoding saccharopine dehydrogenase family protein, with the protein MAKVMIIGAGGVGGVVTHKCAQLSEVFTDIILASRTEAKCQAIAEQVKEKTGVTIRTAQVDADNVPELTALLKAEQPFMVINVALPYQDLHIMDACLEANVHYLDTANYEPPEEAKFEYKWQWAYQEKFREKGLMALLGSGFDPGVTNVYTAHMAKHHFDEMHQLDIIDVNGGDHGHPFATNFNPEINIREVTAECRHWEDGDFQPTDAMSTKAEFTCPEGVGTYNIYRMYHEELESLTKHFPTIKKGQFWMSFSENYLKHLEVLENIGMTSIEPVMYEGTEVIPLQFLKSVLPDPASLGPRTKGRTCIGCIVRGTKDGKEKLVYVYNICDHEACYAEVNSQAISYTTGVPAMIGAKMMVEGKWMKEGVWNMEQLDPDPFMEDLNKYGLPWTEVELSEHPLEK; encoded by the coding sequence ATGGCTAAAGTTATGATTATCGGCGCCGGTGGCGTTGGTGGTGTGGTTACCCACAAGTGTGCTCAGTTATCTGAGGTGTTTACAGATATTATTTTGGCGAGTCGTACTGAAGCCAAGTGTCAGGCGATTGCTGAACAAGTGAAAGAAAAAACCGGCGTAACCATTCGTACGGCACAAGTGGACGCGGACAACGTACCTGAATTGACGGCGTTGTTGAAAGCCGAGCAGCCGTTCATGGTAATCAACGTGGCGTTACCTTATCAGGATCTGCACATCATGGATGCCTGTTTGGAAGCGAACGTTCACTACTTGGATACCGCCAACTATGAGCCGCCTGAAGAAGCGAAGTTTGAATACAAGTGGCAGTGGGCGTACCAAGAGAAATTCCGCGAGAAAGGTTTGATGGCGTTGCTGGGTTCGGGCTTTGATCCGGGCGTAACCAACGTGTATACGGCGCACATGGCGAAGCATCATTTTGATGAGATGCATCAGTTGGACATCATCGACGTAAACGGTGGTGATCACGGTCATCCGTTCGCGACCAACTTCAACCCAGAGATCAACATCCGTGAAGTAACGGCTGAATGTCGTCACTGGGAAGACGGTGATTTCCAGCCGACTGATGCGATGTCGACCAAGGCGGAGTTTACCTGTCCTGAAGGCGTGGGTACCTACAACATTTACCGTATGTACCACGAAGAGTTGGAGTCGTTGACTAAGCACTTCCCAACCATCAAGAAAGGTCAGTTCTGGATGAGCTTCTCTGAGAACTACCTGAAGCACCTGGAAGTGTTGGAAAACATCGGCATGACTTCAATCGAGCCTGTAATGTACGAAGGTACGGAAGTGATTCCGCTTCAATTCCTGAAGTCAGTACTTCCTGACCCTGCAAGCCTTGGTCCACGCACCAAAGGCCGTACCTGCATCGGTTGTATCGTTCGCGGTACGAAAGATGGCAAAGAGAAGTTGGTGTACGTGTACAACATCTGTGACCACGAAGCCTGTTATGCAGAAGTGAATTCTCAGGCGATTTCTTACACCACCGGTGTTCCTGCGATGATCGGCGCGAAAATGATGGTCGAAGGTAAGTGGATGAAAGAAGGTGTTTGGAACATGGAACAACTTGATCCGGACCCATTCATGGAAGACCTGAACAAGTACGGTTTGCCTTGGACAGAAGTTGAGCTGTCTGAGCACCCGCTGGAAAAATAG